CTGGAACTGCTGTCGGTAACCCTGGCCGACCAGGAACTGAGCGCCAGTGATTACCAGCTGAGCGAAAACACCCTGACCCTGCAGCCGGCCAGCGCCAGCTTCACGGTCGACACCAGCGTCAGGATCCACCCGGAAACCAACACCGCGCTGGAAGGCCTGTACAAGTCCGGCACGATGTTCTGTACCCAGTGCGAGGCCGAAGGCTTCCGCAAGATCACCTATTACCTCGACCGCCCGGACGTGATGAGCAAGTTCACCACCACGGTGGTCGCCGAGCAGCACAGCTATCCGGTGCTGCTGTCCAACGGCAACCCGATTGCCTCCGGCCCGGGCGAAGACGGCCGACACTGGGCGACCTGGGAAGACCCGTTCATGAAGCCGGCGTACCTGTTCGCGCTGGTGGCCGGTGATTTGTGGTGTGTCGAAGACACCTTCACCACCATGACCAATCGTAATGTCGCGCTGCGGATCTACGTCGAGCCGGAAAACATCGACAAGTGCCAGCACGCGATGAACAGCCTGAAGAAGTCGATGCGCTGGGACGAAGAGGTCTACGGTCGCGAGTACGATCTGGACATCTTCATGATCGTCGCCGTCAACGACTTCAACATGGGCGCGATGGAGAACAAGGGCCTCAACATCTTCAACTCCAGCGCCGTGCTGGCCCGCGCCGAAACCGCCACCGACGCCGCGCACCAGCGGGTCGAGGCGATCGTCGCCCACGAATACTTCCACAACTGGTCGGGCAACCGCGTGACCTGCCGCGACTGGTTCCAGCTGTCGCTCAAGGAAGGCTTCACGGTGTTCCGCGACGCCGGTTTCTCCTCGGACATGAACTCGGCCACGGTCAAGCGCATTCAGGACGTGGCGTACCTGCGTACTCACCAGTTCGCCGAAGATGCAGGTCCCATGGCCCACGCGGTGCGCCCGGACAGCTTCATCGAGATTTCCAACTTCTACACCCTGACCGTGTACGAGAAAGGCTCGGAAGTGGTCGGCATGATTCACACCCTGCTGGGCGCCGAAGGCTTCCGCAAGGGCAGTGACCTGTACTTCGAACGCCATGATGGCCAAGCCGTGACCTGCGACGACTTCGTCAAGGCCATGGAAGATGCCAACGGTGTCGACCTGACCCAGTTCAAACGCTGGTACAGCCAGGCCGGCACGCCGCGTCTGGCGGTCAGCGAGTCCTACGACGCTGCGGCGAAAACCTACAGCCTGACCTTCCGCCAGAGCTGCCCGGAAACCCCGGACAAGGTGGAAAAACTGCCGTTCGTGATCCCGGTCGAACTCGGTATGCTCGACAGCAAAGGCAACGCGATCGCGCTGCGTCTGGCCGGTGAAGCGTCGGCGCAAGGCACCACCCGCGTGATCTCGGTGACCGAGGCTGAGCAGACCTTCACCTTCGTCGACATCGCTGAACAGCCGCTGCCATCGTTGCTGCGTGGTTTCTCGGCACCGGTGAAACTGAGCTTCCCGTACAACCGCGATCAGTTGATGTTCCTGATGCAGCACGACAGCGACGGCTTCAACCGCTGGGATGCCGGTCAGCAACTGTCGGTGCAGGTCCTGCAGGAGCTGATCGCCCAGCAGCAGAAGGGCGAGAGCCTGGTGCTCGATCCGCGTCTGATCTCGGCGCTGAAAACCGTGCTGTCTGACGAGTCGCTGGATCAGGCCATGGTCGCCGAAATGCTTTCGCTGCCGAGCGAAGCGTATCTGACCGAAATCAGCGAAGTGGCGGATGTCGAGGCGATCCACACCGCTCGCGAGTTTGCCCGCAAGCAACTGGCGGACAATCTGTTCGAAGCGCTGTGGCTGCGTTATCAGGCCAACCGCGATTTGTCGAAGCAGACGCCGTATGTGGCCGAGGCCGAGCACTTTGCCCGTCGTGCGCTGCAGAACATTGCGCTGTCGTACCTGATGCTCAGCGGCAAGCCGCAAGTGCTGGCCGCTACGCAAGAACAGTTCGAAAACAGCGACAACATGACCGAGCGCCTCACCGCGCTGGCGGTACTGGTCAACTCGCCGTTCGAAGAACAGAAGGCCAAAGCGCTGGCGACTTTCGCCGAGCACTTCAAGGACAACCCGCTGGTCATGGATCAGTGGTTCAGCGTGCAGGCCGGCAGCACACTGCCGGGCGGTCTGGCGCGGGTCAAGGCGTTGATGCAGCACCCGGCGTTCAACATCAAGAACCCGAACAAGGTGCGTGCGCTGGTCGGTGCGTTTGCCGGGCAGAACCTGATCAACTTCCACGCCGCCGACGGTTCGGGCTACCGCTTCCTCGCGGATCTGGTGATCGAACTGAACGGCTTCAACCCGCAGATCGCTTCGCGGCAACTGGCGCCGCTGACTCGCTGGCGCAAATACGACAGCGCCCGTCAGGCGTTGATGAAGGCTGAGCTGGAGCGGATTCTGGCTTCGGGGCAGCTGTCCAGCGATGTATATGAAGTGGTGAGCAAAAGCCTGGCGTAACGCATAACGAAATGTGGGAGCGGGCTTGCTCGCGAAAGCGGTGTGTCAGACACGGAGATGTCGACTGGTATACCGCATTCGCGAGCAAGCCCGCTCCCACAGGTTTTTGCGTTTTCTGTTATTTCAGATCAAACCGATCCAGCTCCATCACCTTGGCCCACGCCGCCACGAAGTCTTTGACGAACTGTTCCTTCGCGTCAGAACTCGCATACACCTCGGCCAGCGCGCGCAGTATCGCGTTGGAACCAAACACCAGATCAACCCGCGTCGCCGTCCACTTCACGCTACCGGTTTTACGGTCGCGTCCTTCGAACTCGTCCGCCGCTGCCGACGTCGGCTTCCACTCCACGCCCATGTCCAGCAGGTTGGTGAAGAAGTCGTTGCTCAGGGTTTCAGTGCGCGAAGTGAACACGCCATGCCGGCTCTGCCCGACATTCGCCCCCAATACCCGCAGACCACCGACCAGTACGGTCATTTCCGGAGCGGAGAGGGTGAGCAGTTGCGCCTTGTCGATCAGCAGCGCTTCGGCCGACACGGTGTATTTGCCCTTGCTGTAGTTGCGGAAACCATCGGCAATCGGTTCGAGGAAACCAAACGACTCGACATCGGTTTGCTCCTGAGTCGCGTCGGTGCGTCCTGGATTGAACGGCACAGAGACCGAGTGCCCGGCGTTTTTCGCCGCTTGCTCGACCCCGGCGTTACCCGCCAGCACGATCAGATCCGCCAGCGAGACTTTTTTGCCGGATGAACTGGCGTTGAACTCGTTCTGAATGCCTTCAAGGGTCTTCAGCACCTTGTCCAGTTGCTCCGGCTGGTTGGCCTGCCAGAACTTCTGCGGGGCCAGACGCAGACGCCCGCCGTTGGCGCCCCCCCGTTTGTCCGAACCACGGAAGGTCGATGCCGCGGCCCAAGCGGTGGACACCAGTTGCGACACGGACAGACCGGACGCCAGCACTTTGCTTTTCAGCGCCGCCGCATCATTGCTGTCGATCAGTGGGTGAGTGGCCTCAGGAATCGGGTCCTGCCACAGCAGTTCTTCGTTCGGCAGTTCCGGGCCGAGGTAGCGCGACAGCGGACCCATGTCTCGGTGGATCAGTTTGTACCAGGCGCGGGCGAAGGCGTCGGCCAATTGGTCAGGATTGGCCAGGAAACGGCGGGCGATCGGCTCGTAGATCGGGTCGAAACGCAGCGCCAGGTCGGAGGTGAGCATGGTCGGCGAGAGCTTTTTGCTTGGATCATGCGCATGCGGAACAGTACCTGCGCCGCCGCCGTTTTTCGGTTTCCACTGATGCGCACCGGCCGGGCTTTTGAACAGTTCCCACTCGAAACCGAACAGGTTTTCCAGGTAGTTGTTGCTCCATTGGGTCGGGGTCGTGGTCCAGGTGACTTCGAGGCCGCTGGTGATGGTGTCGGCGCCTTTGCCGGTGCCGAATGCGTTGCGCCAGCCGAGGCCTTGTTCTTCCAGGCCGGCCGCTTCCGGCTCAGGCCCGACATTATCGGCCGGGCCGGCGCCGTGGGTCTTGCCGAAGGCGTGACCGCCGGCGATCAGCGCGACGGTTTCTTCGTCGTTCATGGCCATGCGGCCGAAGGTTTCGCGGATATCGCGACCGGAGGCGACCGGGTCGGGATTGCCTTCAGGGCCTTCCGGGTTGACGTAGATCAGGCCCATCTGCACGGCGGCCAATGGATTTTCCAGATTACGTTCGCCCTGATCGGTGCGGCTTTGCTCTTTGCCGTGCAAGTCCGGTTCGGCCACCAGCGTACCGTCACCCGGTTCCTGCATGGCCGACTTGTCTTTGCCGTAGCGGCTGTCGCCGCCGAGCCATTCGCGCTCCGAACCCCAGTACACGTCTTCGTCCGGTTCCCACACATCGGGACGTCCACCGGAGAAGCCGAAGGTCTTGAAGCCCATGGATTCCAGTGCAACGTTGCCGGTGAGCACGATCAGGTCGGCCCAGGAAATATTGCGGCCGTATTTCTGTTTGATCGGCCACAGCAGGCGCCGCGCTTTGTCGAGGCTGACGTTGTCCGGCCAGCTGTTGAGCGGAGCGAAACGCTGTTGCCCGGAACCGGCGCCACCACGGCCATCGGCGGTGCGATAGGTGCCGGCGCTGTGCCAGGCCATGCGGATGAACAGCGGGCCGTAGTGGCCGAAGTCGGCTTGCCACCAGTCCTGGGAGTCGGTCATCAGCGCACGCAGGTCTTGTTTCAGGGCCTGGAAGTCCAGGCTTTTGAAGGCTTTGGCGTAGTCGAAGTCCTTGCCCAGCGGATCGGACTTGGGCGAGTGCTGGCTGAGGATCTTCAGGTTCAGTTGATTCGGCCACCAGTCACGGTTCGTCGTACCACCACCGGCGGCGTGGTTGAACGGGCATTTCGATTCGTTTGCCATGTTCGAGTCCTTATCAGGTCTTGTGCGGCCGGCTCATGCCGACTTCGGACTAGTAAGGCTAGACCCGACTTGGGCAGTCAGCTAATAGGCCGACTATTGGAGCGTGATAGGCGCAGTCTTTCGAGACCCTGGTAACGCGGGTCTATTCCATAGCTGGCTGATACTTTGCCGAAAACTGGTTTGATAACGCCGTTAATGATTTTAAATATTGAACTTTTTATTTCGAATTGGGCTAGCGGCCTGTCAGATATGACAGTAGCGCTCGAAGTAATGGCGCATTAGCTTTGTCAGCGGAAGCAACGGTCTCAAGATTTTTTGAGAGCCAATCATCACTATAAAACTATTTTGGAATGCATTCGGATGAACAAATCAATTAATACAAAAGAGCAACTTGATGCGTTGCTGCAGGAGATTGGTCGCGGCTCTAATGGTGAGTTCAGTGCATCTATTGGTGGAAGAAATTTCTTGTCGGCGACGAAGGAGAATGCGACTTTTTATATAGCAGCAAATGACTTCATGATTATTGGAGCTGATGACAACAATCGAGGGCATGTAGCTTTCTGCGTTCCAAAGAGCCTGGTTGGTGACGGACCTCATGAGGTGACGTGCTACACAGGTGACTTGAGTTGGACCGCGGCTGACAATGACAATTATCAACTTATTAAATCAGGACGGGCAAAACTGACGTTCTTGAAAAAGGAACATGCGCGAGTCGGCGT
The Pseudomonas fluorescens genome window above contains:
- the pepN gene encoding aminopeptidase N is translated as MRTEQPKMIYLKDYQAPEYLIDETHLTFELFEDHSLVHAQLVMRRNPERGPGLPPLVLDGQQLELLSVTLADQELSASDYQLSENTLTLQPASASFTVDTSVRIHPETNTALEGLYKSGTMFCTQCEAEGFRKITYYLDRPDVMSKFTTTVVAEQHSYPVLLSNGNPIASGPGEDGRHWATWEDPFMKPAYLFALVAGDLWCVEDTFTTMTNRNVALRIYVEPENIDKCQHAMNSLKKSMRWDEEVYGREYDLDIFMIVAVNDFNMGAMENKGLNIFNSSAVLARAETATDAAHQRVEAIVAHEYFHNWSGNRVTCRDWFQLSLKEGFTVFRDAGFSSDMNSATVKRIQDVAYLRTHQFAEDAGPMAHAVRPDSFIEISNFYTLTVYEKGSEVVGMIHTLLGAEGFRKGSDLYFERHDGQAVTCDDFVKAMEDANGVDLTQFKRWYSQAGTPRLAVSESYDAAAKTYSLTFRQSCPETPDKVEKLPFVIPVELGMLDSKGNAIALRLAGEASAQGTTRVISVTEAEQTFTFVDIAEQPLPSLLRGFSAPVKLSFPYNRDQLMFLMQHDSDGFNRWDAGQQLSVQVLQELIAQQQKGESLVLDPRLISALKTVLSDESLDQAMVAEMLSLPSEAYLTEISEVADVEAIHTAREFARKQLADNLFEALWLRYQANRDLSKQTPYVAEAEHFARRALQNIALSYLMLSGKPQVLAATQEQFENSDNMTERLTALAVLVNSPFEEQKAKALATFAEHFKDNPLVMDQWFSVQAGSTLPGGLARVKALMQHPAFNIKNPNKVRALVGAFAGQNLINFHAADGSGYRFLADLVIELNGFNPQIASRQLAPLTRWRKYDSARQALMKAELERILASGQLSSDVYEVVSKSLA
- the katG gene encoding catalase/peroxidase HPI — translated: MANESKCPFNHAAGGGTTNRDWWPNQLNLKILSQHSPKSDPLGKDFDYAKAFKSLDFQALKQDLRALMTDSQDWWQADFGHYGPLFIRMAWHSAGTYRTADGRGGAGSGQQRFAPLNSWPDNVSLDKARRLLWPIKQKYGRNISWADLIVLTGNVALESMGFKTFGFSGGRPDVWEPDEDVYWGSEREWLGGDSRYGKDKSAMQEPGDGTLVAEPDLHGKEQSRTDQGERNLENPLAAVQMGLIYVNPEGPEGNPDPVASGRDIRETFGRMAMNDEETVALIAGGHAFGKTHGAGPADNVGPEPEAAGLEEQGLGWRNAFGTGKGADTITSGLEVTWTTTPTQWSNNYLENLFGFEWELFKSPAGAHQWKPKNGGGAGTVPHAHDPSKKLSPTMLTSDLALRFDPIYEPIARRFLANPDQLADAFARAWYKLIHRDMGPLSRYLGPELPNEELLWQDPIPEATHPLIDSNDAAALKSKVLASGLSVSQLVSTAWAAASTFRGSDKRGGANGGRLRLAPQKFWQANQPEQLDKVLKTLEGIQNEFNASSSGKKVSLADLIVLAGNAGVEQAAKNAGHSVSVPFNPGRTDATQEQTDVESFGFLEPIADGFRNYSKGKYTVSAEALLIDKAQLLTLSAPEMTVLVGGLRVLGANVGQSRHGVFTSRTETLSNDFFTNLLDMGVEWKPTSAAADEFEGRDRKTGSVKWTATRVDLVFGSNAILRALAEVYASSDAKEQFVKDFVAAWAKVMELDRFDLK